The region ATCCTGAAGTAGATGTGGTTCGGTTTACAACGTTTTTCTATCATTTTACACTCATTTATAATGAAATGAAAAAAGAAAAGTTTGTGGATTGGTTCGGTTATAGTTCAACACTTAGCCACGAAGCCATTCAAGCATTTGAAAAAGCTAAAGGATATCCCTTAAAAGCTGAATATGTCGTAGATGAAGGATATTTTAATAATCCATTCCGAATTCCAACTAAAGAGTTTTTAGACTTTTTAGATTTTCAATCGGAGTTTGTGTGTCGTGAGGCGAAGGTCCTCGTGGATATGACGCATGATCATAAAAAAGAAGCCATGATGTTTTTAGGTGATAACTGGATTGGAACAGAGCCTTATGGAAAATATTTTGAAGCGATAGGCATTGATTCAGTGGTTGGATCAGTTGGAAATGGAACCACACTTCGTATGATTTCTGATATTCCAGGCGTCAAGTATACAGAAGGACGTTTCTTACCTTATTTCTTCCCTGATGTATTTTGTGAAGAGGGGGATCCTGTTACTGAAGCGAAGGAAAACTGGATCCAAGGACGACGTGCCATTATGCAAAGCTCTCTTGATCGGATTGGATATGGTGGGTATCTGTCACTGGCTTTACAGTTCCCTGAGTTTGTTGACGTGGTGGAGCGAATTTCAAATGAGTTTCATACGTTTCATGAAATGGTGCAAGGTACGAAAGGATATAAGGCTCCCTTTAAAGTGGCGATTTTAAATTGCTTTGGTAAACTTCGTTCTTGGCAAACAAATCAAGTCGCGCATGCGCTTTGGTATAAAGAGATTTATTCGTATGTTGGAGTACTTGAGGCATTGTCGGGGATGACGTTTGACGTGGAGTTTATTAATTTTGAGGATATTAAGCAGAATGGAATTTCTGAGGAGATCGGGATTATGATTAACTCTGGAGATGCGATGACGGCTTGGAGTGGTGGTGAAAATTGGTTAGATGAAACAGTGATTACAACGATTCGTGAGTGGGTTTATAATGGGGGTGGATTTATCGGAATTGGAGAACCAACAGCTATTCAACATCAAGGGAAGTACTTCCAATTGTTCGATGTACTCGGAGTTGATAAAGATATTACGTATGGACTTAGCTATCGTAAGTATCATGAGTTAACAAAGGAACATTTCATTCTTGAGGATATAAAGACGGAGATTGATTTTGGTCGTGGGATGAGGGGCGTATTTAAAAAAGGTGAACATACGACGATTTTAGCGATGGATCAAAATGATATTTTATTATCAGTCAATGAGTATGGACGCGGACGTGGCGTTTACATCGCAGGGTTACCTTATAGCGCTCAAAATGCAAGACTTTTACAACGTGCGATTTATTATGCGGCTCATCAAGAATCAGAACTAATGACTTATTATGTGGATAGCTGTGAAGTGGAGTGTACTTACTTCCCTGAAGTGAAAAAGCTAGCGGTATACAATAATAGCTTTGAGGTTCAAGAGGC is a window of Turicibacter sanguinis DNA encoding:
- the gnpA gene encoding 1,3-beta-galactosyl-N-acetylhexosamine phosphorylase, whose amino-acid sequence is MSGFTLPIDNVEYERLREVMTRWHADAIRDSDGTKLDDRILELGLKVYKTYLTTRNDQQWAKDHKEELQQLYMMSEPTIAFHKYLIIDLMKGIFKEQFKVNPKDYHRYWQVIDRTTGKEVGHEKWFYDDEKEVVVLVDAILYHEYTVNFLMYQIWDPTQMYNHLTNDWGDREHEMPYDMRHPLTNSHIKGYLNEWLSEHPEVDVVRFTTFFYHFTLIYNEMKKEKFVDWFGYSSTLSHEAIQAFEKAKGYPLKAEYVVDEGYFNNPFRIPTKEFLDFLDFQSEFVCREAKVLVDMTHDHKKEAMMFLGDNWIGTEPYGKYFEAIGIDSVVGSVGNGTTLRMISDIPGVKYTEGRFLPYFFPDVFCEEGDPVTEAKENWIQGRRAIMQSSLDRIGYGGYLSLALQFPEFVDVVERISNEFHTFHEMVQGTKGYKAPFKVAILNCFGKLRSWQTNQVAHALWYKEIYSYVGVLEALSGMTFDVEFINFEDIKQNGISEEIGIMINSGDAMTAWSGGENWLDETVITTIREWVYNGGGFIGIGEPTAIQHQGKYFQLFDVLGVDKDITYGLSYRKYHELTKEHFILEDIKTEIDFGRGMRGVFKKGEHTTILAMDQNDILLSVNEYGRGRGVYIAGLPYSAQNARLLQRAIYYAAHQESELMTYYVDSCEVECTYFPEVKKLAVYNNSFEVQEAQIYVRGEVKHRVTLNEMDLIWLDVE